From Triticum aestivum cultivar Chinese Spring chromosome 4A, IWGSC CS RefSeq v2.1, whole genome shotgun sequence, a single genomic window includes:
- the LOC123088461 gene encoding BTB/POZ and MATH domain-containing protein 2-like, giving the protein MANNSTSSVNKPISETSSRCLTECVTIAHNFEVTKYSLLEGMGIGKFVTSSTFSVGGYEWNILIYPDGSNEEDKAAYMSAFLCFCRGATAGVKVKFTLSLLEKDGTASVMGGETRTFPPEGQTWGWAKFIDKSKLKELLSRNDDCFTIRCVLTVIKDIRTEDASTALVPLPPSDLHTHFANMLKDGHGMDVTFSVGGQLFSAHRCVLAARSSVFKAELFGQMKETSLKCIEIDDMETTIFEALLHFIYTDSLPSNWDLDQNVELQHLLVAADRYGLDRLKAMCEGKLCQRIDVQTVATTLALAEQHHAAQLKGACLTYLSSQGVLRAVKETDGFKHLTASCPWIMMDILDKVAPPSGV; this is encoded by the coding sequence ATGGCCAACAACTCAACTTCTTCAGTTAACAAGCCAATATCCGAGACCTCCTCGAGATGCCTGACAGAGTGTGTCACCATCGCCCACAACTTCGAGGTGACTAAATACTCGCTGCTCGAGGGTATGGGTATTGGCAAGTTCGTTACCTCGAGCACGTTCAGCGTCGGTGGCTACGAGTGGAACATCCTGATCTACCCTGATGGGAGCAATGAGGAGGACAAAGCTGCCTACATGTCGGCCTTCCTGTGTTTCTGTAGGGGGGCAACAGCGGGTGTCAAGGTGAAGTTCACTTTGAGTTTATTGGAGAAAGATGGGACAGCTAGTGTTATGGGGGGCGAAACACGTACCTTTCCGCCGGAAGGTCAGACTTGGGGCTGGGCCAAGTTTATTGACAAGTCTAAGCTGAAGGAACTGCTATCCCGCAATGACGACTGTTTCACAATCAGGTGTGTTTTGACCGTCATAAAAGACATTCGCACGGAAGATGCAAGCACAGCCCTAGTACCACTCCCACCATCGGACCTGCACACACACTTTGCAAACATGTTGAAGGATGGACACGGCATGGATGTGACATTCAGTGTTGGCGGCCAACTCTTCAGTGCACACAGATGCGTGCTGGCCGCCCGATCATCTGTCTTCAAGGCTGAACTTTTTGGTCAGATGAAGGAGACTTCTTTGAAATGCATCGAGATTGATGACATGGAGACAACCATCTTCGAGGCACTTCTTCACTTTATATACACAGACTCATTGCCTAGTAACTGGGATCTGGATCAGAATGTGGAATTGCAGCACTTGCTGGTTGCTGCAGATCGGTATGGACTTGACCGGTTAAAGGCTATGTGTGAAGGGAAGCTATGCCAGAGAATCGATGTGCAAACAGTTGCAACCACCCTTGCGTTAGCAGAGCAGCACCACGCCGCGCAACTCAAGGGTGCTTGTCTCACATACCTTTCTTCACAGGGGGTGCTTCGAGCTGTCAAGGAGACTGATGGATTCAAGCACCTCACTGCAAGCTGCCCATGGATTATGATGGACATTTTAGACAAGGTCGCACCACCATCGGGAGTATGA
- the LOC123084467 gene encoding probable L-type lectin-domain containing receptor kinase S.5, with product MTLPESKSRDLAAHYTELENKHIQLELDLKLARRGPQSTSFRTDFLLNILPGQNGAGEGMAFVLTNNPSLPSNSSGQWLGICNDTTDGTKTDPVVAVEFDTRKSYEDDLDGNHVGIDINSIKSIRQYPLSNVFIVLSSGSDVWVSIRYHGTSKLFQVFLVQHSIRGRYVYQGDIYIDLSQLLQDKIYLVFAGSTGNFTQLNQIKSWNFTMIDE from the exons aTGACCctccctgagtcg aaatccCGCGACCTTGCGGCTCATTATACCGAGCTGGAGAACAAGCACATCCAGCTCGAGCTGGATCTGAAGCTG Gcaag gcgtggtccgcagtccacCTCGTTCAGGACAGATTTCCTGCTCAACATCCTCCCCGGTCAGAATGGGGCTGGAGAAGGTATGGCATTTGTGCTCACAAACAATCCATCGTTGCCCAGCAACAGCAGTGGCCAGTGGCTTGGCATATGCAATGACACGACAGACGGCACGAAGACGGACCCAGTTGTAGCCGTCGAGTTTGACACGAGGAAGAGCTACGAGGATGACCTTGATGGCAACCATGTCGGCATTGACATCAACAGCATCAAATCTATTCGGCAGTACCCGCTTAGTAATGTTTTCATCGTTCTCTCAAGTGGGTCTGATGTATGGGTTAGTATCAGGTACCACGGCACATCAAAATTGTTTCAAGTATTTCTAGTCCAACATAGCATCCGTGGGCGGTATGTCTACCAAGGAGATATCTACATTGATCTATCACAGCTTCTGCAGGACAAGATATATTTGGTATTTGCTGGTTCCACTGGCAACTTCACCCAACTGAACCAGATAAAGTCGTGGAACTTCACCATGATAGATGAATAA